A single window of Gossypium hirsutum isolate 1008001.06 chromosome A10, Gossypium_hirsutum_v2.1, whole genome shotgun sequence DNA harbors:
- the LOC107896039 gene encoding putative F-box protein PP2-B12 — translation MLINSTQLCQNIRTNHIKHIVSSSLNSLPDDCISLIISLTSPRDACRMALLSHAFNSIADSNAVWQMFLPLDYIHIISNSSSPPSLLSLPKKDLYFSLCYHPILTHNGDMKFQLEKENGKKWYMVGAKALSIQWVDTPRHWTWISLPDSRFCRVAKLKNVGRLEIKGKVKLSTLSSNTNYAAYFVFKLVRDRYGFRHTPVELDVSIEGTAAGEVHSVILDPPRNMPQQAKERADGWLEIEMGEFFNRFEDDKTVEFSLREDHDDQPKRGLIVQGIELRPKHNR, via the exons ATGCTcataaactcaactcaattgtgTCAAAACATAAGAACAAATCATATCAAACATATAGTTTCATCATCTCTGAACTC GTTACCCGATGACTGCATATCTCTCATCATATCCTTAACTTCGCCTCGAGACGCCTGTCGAATGGCCCTTCTTTCTCATGCCTTCAACTCAATTGCAGACTCCAATGCTGTATGGCAGATGTTTCTGCCCCTTGATTATATtcatatcatttctaattcatcGTCGCCTCCGTCGTTGCTCTCATTGCCCAAGAAGGACCTTTATTTCAGTCTATGTTATCATCCCATTCTTACTCATAATGGTGATATG AAGTTTCAACTAGAGAAGGAGAATGGAAAGAAGTGGTATATGGTAGGGGCAAAAGCACTTTCAATTCAATGGGTTGATACACCTCGCCACTGGACTTGGATATCACTACCAGACTCTAG GTTTTGTAGGGTTGCTAAGCTTAAGAATGTGGGGAGGCTGGAAATAAAGGGAAAGGTTAAGCTGAGCACCCTATCTTCCAACACAAACTATGCAGCATACTTTGTGTTTAAGCTTGTGAGAGACAGATATGGTTTCAGGCATACACCTGTGGAGTTGGATGTCAGCATTGAGGGAACAGCGGCAGGAGAAGTGCATAGTGTAATCCTAGACCCACCACGAAATATGCCACAGCAAGCTAAAGAGAGGGCAGATGGGTGGTTGGAGATTGAAATGGGGGAGTTCTTCAATCGATTTGAAGATGATAAGACTGTGGAATTTAGTCTACGGGAAGACCATGATGATCAACCAAAACGAGGCCTTATTGTCCAAGGAATTGAGCTTAGACCTAAACATAATAGGTAG